TTCGAGCCTACGGAGACGGAGACAAAAGATACTTTGGACGAGGCGGCGCGCTCTATCGTCAAATTGCTTGAGATGGCGGCCAGCAAGCCTGAGGCGCTGCATAACGCCCCCCTGGCCACAGCGGTAGGACGCCCGGATGAAGTGGCTGCGGCGAGGACGCCGGTCATCCGTCACGGTTTCTAAGATGATTGAAAAGACAGCTCTTGTCATCGCAGACGGATATACTCCATACAGGAATCAGGCCGTTGAAGAATATTTGATGCGGGAGGCGGAGCCCAAGAGCTGTACCATGTACCTCTGGCAAAACCGGCAGACGGTCGTCATCGGCCGCAACCAAAACGGACGCGCCGAATGCCGCGTAGAGCAGCTTGAAAAGGACGGCGGGTATCTCGCCCGCCGCCTTTCCGGCGGAGGCGCGGTCTTCCACGACCTGGGGAACCTGAACTTCTCCTTTCTGGCGGCTGACCCAGACTACGATGTGGCACGTCAGCTGCGCGTGATACTTGCCGCCGTTCGCTCCTTCGGGCTGGCGGCTGAGGCCTCCGGACGCAACGACATCACGATAGACGGCAGGAAGTTCTCCGGCAACGCCTTTATGTCCTCCGCGCGGCGGCGCTGTCATCACGGCACGCTGCTGATAAGCGCCGACACCTCGCGCATGGTCAAATATCTAAACGTAGCGCAGGATAAGCTGGAAAATAAAGGCGTCCGTTCCGTCCGCTCCAGGGTAGTCAACCTATCGGAGCTTGAAAGCGCCATCACAGTCGAAAGCATGACGGCGGCGCTGCGCAGCGCCTTTTGCGCAGAGTACGGCGTAGCTTGCGAAGAGCGAGCGCTCTCCGAACTGGACGGCGGACGCCTGCGGGCGCTTACTGAAAAATTTGCCTCCGCCGCCTGGAGGCTTGAGTCTGAGCCGGACTTTTTATTCACCAGAAAAAAACGTTTTGTCTGGGGCGGCGCGGAAGTGCATCTGAAGGTAGAGGCGGGCAGGGTCGCGGAGGTGCGTCTTTTTACAGACTCCATGGACCCCGAGCTCTCCGAAACGGCTGAAAAGGCCCTTCGCGGCGCGGAATTTTCATCAAAGGCGCTTTGCGGCGCGCTTGCCGAGCTTCCCTGCGAAGAGGCGCGCAAACAAATGCTCCTTGACATTTCTTCGATCCTTATGGAGGCGGAATAATGGATAACTATGATCTGATAATCATCGGCGCCGGGCCGGGAGGCTATGTGGGCGCTATCAGGGCGGCGCAGCTGGGGCTTTCGGTCTGTCTCATTGAGCGCAGGGAGGTCGGCGGCACCTGCCTTAACCGCGGCTGCATCCCAACAAAATCTTTGCTTTATACCTCTACGCTCTTCTCCAAGGCCCTCCACGATTTTGAGCTGCTTGGGCTGAAGGCTGACAACGTCTCCTGTTCTCCGGAAAAAATGTACGCGCGCAAGGACCAGGTCGTCGAAAGGCTGCGCGGCGGCGTGGAGCAGCTTCTCAAATCCCACGGCGTCATGCGTCTTGCCGGCTCCGGTGCCGTCGCGGGG
The nucleotide sequence above comes from Cloacibacillus sp.. Encoded proteins:
- a CDS encoding lipoate--protein ligase — encoded protein: MIEKTALVIADGYTPYRNQAVEEYLMREAEPKSCTMYLWQNRQTVVIGRNQNGRAECRVEQLEKDGGYLARRLSGGGAVFHDLGNLNFSFLAADPDYDVARQLRVILAAVRSFGLAAEASGRNDITIDGRKFSGNAFMSSARRRCHHGTLLISADTSRMVKYLNVAQDKLENKGVRSVRSRVVNLSELESAITVESMTAALRSAFCAEYGVACEERALSELDGGRLRALTEKFASAAWRLESEPDFLFTRKKRFVWGGAEVHLKVEAGRVAEVRLFTDSMDPELSETAEKALRGAEFSSKALCGALAELPCEEARKQMLLDISSILMEAE